In the genome of Coturnix japonica isolate 7356 chromosome 19, Coturnix japonica 2.1, whole genome shotgun sequence, one region contains:
- the LYRM9 gene encoding LYR motif-containing protein 9 isoform X2 gives MLKSLKMAPLPNAELVQNSLQLYRYLLRCCKQLPEENIRQHYKHAIRQSFKVHADEDDPERIRQIIKRAIEDADWIMNKYKKQK, from the exons ctgaaaagcttgaaaatggCTCCACTACCCAATGCTGAATTAGTTCAGAACTCTCTGCAGTTATATCGTTATTTGCTCCGATGCTGTAAGCAGCTTCCTGAAGAGAATATTCGTCAGCATTACAAACATGCAATCAGGCAG AGTTTCAAAGTTCATGCTGATGAAGATGATCCTGAGAGAATACGGCAAATTATTAAAAGAGCCATTGAGGATGCTGACTGGATCATGAACAAA
- the LYRM9 gene encoding LYR motif-containing protein 9 isoform X3, whose amino-acid sequence MAPLPNAELVQNSLQLYRYLLRCCKQLPEENIRQHYKHAIRQSFKVHADEDDPERIRQIIKRAIEDADWIMNKYKKQK is encoded by the exons atggCTCCACTACCCAATGCTGAATTAGTTCAGAACTCTCTGCAGTTATATCGTTATTTGCTCCGATGCTGTAAGCAGCTTCCTGAAGAGAATATTCGTCAGCATTACAAACATGCAATCAGGCAG AGTTTCAAAGTTCATGCTGATGAAGATGATCCTGAGAGAATACGGCAAATTATTAAAAGAGCCATTGAGGATGCTGACTGGATCATGAACAAA